In one Pseudomonas purpurea genomic region, the following are encoded:
- a CDS encoding DUF4810 domain-containing protein: MFKTYVSSSRLAAGLLASVLLSGCAGPKTLYQWEGYEPQVYEYFKGEEPKEAQAEALERDLQKIQSTGKAVPPGYHAHLGLLYLSMGKDDQMVQQLRTEKTLFPESSTYMDFLLKNAKTGDGK, from the coding sequence ATGTTCAAGACTTACGTATCGTCATCGCGCCTGGCGGCTGGGCTGCTTGCCAGCGTGCTGCTCAGCGGCTGCGCCGGCCCGAAAACCCTTTACCAGTGGGAAGGCTACGAGCCACAGGTGTACGAGTATTTCAAGGGTGAAGAACCCAAGGAAGCCCAGGCCGAAGCGCTGGAACGCGACCTGCAAAAAATCCAGTCCACCGGCAAGGCTGTGCCGCCGGGTTACCACGCGCACCTCGGGTTGCTGTACCTGAGCATGGGCAAGGATGACCAGATGGTGCAGCAGTTGCGGACCGAAAAGACCCTGTTTCCAGAGTCGTCGACCTACATGGACTTTCTGCTGAAGAATGCCAAGACCGGAGACGGTAAATGA
- a CDS encoding DUF465 domain-containing protein has translation MPVTHDLYQDLSCTKEDILEKRKQDPRLDSLLNQYSQADAEVVAAETAASDAPTDDQLKKLKQKRSLVKDKIVQQLEALTLNGR, from the coding sequence ATGCCGGTGACCCATGACCTTTACCAGGACCTGAGCTGCACGAAAGAAGACATTCTGGAGAAACGCAAGCAGGATCCTCGACTCGATTCACTGCTCAATCAGTATTCGCAGGCGGACGCCGAGGTGGTGGCCGCCGAAACGGCCGCTTCGGATGCGCCGACCGATGACCAACTGAAAAAGCTCAAACAGAAGCGGTCGTTGGTCAAGGACAAGATCGTCCAGCAACTGGAAGCGCTGACCTTGAACGGCCGATAG
- a CDS encoding LysR family transcriptional regulator yields the protein MDIELARTFLEIVRCGSLAAAAEKLHVTQTAITARVQKLESQLTSTLFVRNRAGARLTADGEAFVVYANQLVQTWEAARRDLPLPEGYRNVLHIGGEVSLCNPLMLSWARALREHIPSHALRTEIRDGEHLLKQLEMGVLDAALVFQPEYWPRLQVEQLLEEKLIQVRLPTRPEPYVYIDWGKDFCRRHDAALPDKAKAALSFNLGPLALQYILENGGAGYFRTRVVQTYLDSGVLERVPKAPEFSYPTYLVYSRDRDSAVLQQAFALLRDVVKADGDWSQRWNPLF from the coding sequence GAAATCGTTCGCTGCGGCAGCCTGGCTGCCGCCGCCGAGAAACTGCACGTGACGCAAACCGCGATCACCGCACGGGTGCAGAAACTCGAAAGCCAGCTCACCAGCACCTTGTTCGTGCGCAACCGCGCCGGCGCCCGACTGACCGCCGACGGCGAAGCCTTCGTGGTCTACGCCAATCAACTGGTGCAAACCTGGGAAGCGGCGCGCCGCGACCTGCCGTTGCCGGAAGGCTATCGCAACGTGCTGCACATCGGTGGCGAGGTGAGTCTGTGCAACCCGTTGATGCTCAGTTGGGCCCGCGCCCTGCGTGAGCACATTCCCAGCCACGCCTTGCGCACGGAAATCCGCGACGGAGAGCACCTGTTGAAGCAACTGGAAATGGGCGTGCTGGATGCCGCGCTGGTGTTCCAGCCCGAGTACTGGCCGCGCCTGCAAGTGGAGCAGTTGCTGGAAGAGAAACTGATTCAGGTCCGCTTGCCCACCCGGCCAGAACCCTATGTGTACATCGACTGGGGCAAAGACTTTTGTCGGCGACACGACGCGGCACTGCCCGACAAGGCAAAAGCTGCGCTGAGCTTCAACCTCGGGCCACTGGCCTTGCAGTACATTCTGGAAAACGGCGGCGCGGGTTACTTCCGCACCCGCGTGGTTCAGACCTACCTGGACAGCGGCGTGCTGGAACGGGTGCCCAAGGCACCGGAGTTCAGCTACCCGACGTATCTGGTGTATTCCCGCGACCGCGATTCGGCCGTTTTGCAGCAGGCATTCGCGTTGCTGCGCGACGTGGTCAAGGCTGACGGGGACTGGTCCCAGCGCTGGAATCCGCTGTTCTGA
- a CDS encoding Dyp-type peroxidase: MSYYQPGILATPVPPQARHLFFALESVEALPLAIERLMALVDGKSAVVGFGESLVQALGVQIEGLRVFPALTGVGVDNPSTQHALWCWLHGEDRGELLYRSRAIETALAPALRLVQMNEAFRHMNGHDLTGYEDGTENPHDEAAVAAALVSEGADGLVGGSFAAIQQWQHDLEGFNALPSQAQDHIMGRRKSDNEELDDAPISAHVKRTAQESFSPEAFVVRRSMPWIEGDRAGLMFLAFGFSLNAFEVQLRRMSGLEDGITDGLYRMSRPITGGYYWCPPLKDGRLDVRALHIA, translated from the coding sequence ATGAGTTACTACCAGCCGGGCATTCTCGCCACCCCTGTTCCGCCGCAGGCGCGCCATCTGTTTTTTGCCCTCGAGTCCGTTGAGGCACTGCCTTTGGCCATTGAAAGGTTGATGGCGCTGGTGGACGGGAAATCGGCGGTGGTCGGTTTTGGCGAGTCACTGGTTCAGGCGTTGGGTGTGCAGATCGAAGGCTTGCGGGTGTTCCCGGCGCTGACCGGCGTGGGGGTCGATAACCCGTCGACCCAGCACGCGCTCTGGTGCTGGTTGCACGGTGAGGACCGTGGCGAATTGCTGTACCGCAGCCGCGCGATTGAAACCGCACTGGCACCGGCCTTGCGTCTGGTGCAGATGAACGAGGCGTTCCGCCACATGAACGGCCACGACCTGACCGGCTACGAAGACGGCACCGAAAACCCTCACGACGAAGCCGCCGTGGCCGCAGCCCTGGTGAGCGAAGGGGCCGACGGTCTGGTTGGTGGCAGTTTCGCGGCCATTCAGCAATGGCAGCACGACCTGGAAGGCTTCAACGCACTGCCCTCCCAGGCGCAGGACCACATCATGGGCCGTCGCAAGAGCGACAACGAAGAGCTCGACGACGCGCCGATTTCTGCTCACGTCAAACGTACCGCCCAGGAAAGTTTTTCCCCTGAAGCGTTCGTGGTTCGCCGTTCGATGCCGTGGATTGAAGGCGATCGCGCGGGCCTGATGTTTCTGGCTTTCGGCTTCTCCCTGAATGCCTTCGAAGTCCAACTGCGGCGCATGAGCGGGCTGGAAGACGGCATCACCGACGGTTTGTATCGCATGAGTCGGCCGATCACCGGCGGTTACTACTGGTGCCCGCCGTTGAAGGACGGTCGCCTGGATGTGCGGGCACTGCACATCGCTTGA
- a CDS encoding DUF799 domain-containing protein, whose protein sequence is MSTRALKLFAGLLALALLGGCVKPKTVDYAAYKQSRPKTILVLPPLNQSPDIKASYSLLSQVTFPLAEAGYYVLPIALVDETFRQNGLSTPADIHEVAPNKLNEIFGADAALYITVSDYGTRYMVIASETVVTASAKLVDLKTGTTLWTGSARASSEEGNNNNAGGLVGMLITAAVKQIINSSTDAGHPIAGITSNRLLSAGQPAGLLYGPRSPKYGTD, encoded by the coding sequence ATGAGCACGCGCGCATTGAAACTGTTCGCCGGTCTGTTGGCACTGGCCTTGCTGGGTGGCTGCGTCAAACCCAAGACCGTGGATTACGCGGCCTACAAGCAAAGCCGTCCCAAGACCATCCTGGTGCTGCCGCCGTTGAACCAGTCCCCGGACATCAAGGCGTCCTACAGCCTGTTGTCGCAAGTGACCTTTCCGCTGGCCGAAGCGGGGTACTACGTGCTGCCCATCGCGCTGGTCGACGAGACGTTTCGTCAGAACGGCCTGAGCACCCCGGCGGACATCCATGAAGTGGCCCCGAACAAACTGAACGAGATTTTCGGTGCCGATGCGGCGCTGTACATCACGGTCAGCGACTACGGCACCCGGTACATGGTGATCGCCAGTGAAACCGTGGTCACGGCCAGCGCGAAACTGGTCGACCTGAAAACCGGTACCACCCTGTGGACCGGTTCGGCCAGGGCGTCGAGCGAGGAAGGTAATAACAACAATGCCGGTGGCCTGGTGGGCATGTTGATCACCGCGGCGGTCAAGCAGATCATCAACAGCTCGACCGACGCCGGCCATCCGATTGCCGGTATCACCAGCAACCGCCTGTTGTCGGCGGGGCAACCGGCCGGTTTGTTGTACGGCCCACGTTCGCCGAAGTACGGCACCGACTGA
- a CDS encoding AAA domain-containing protein yields MTMTPTDRVLNFWHSVEFFNAYNLDQPLEKARRSRSVELLDERSLSNGTWDTYVARRRVLYLLPFEAAHATGLIEQYVDGPQVDEITRVRDGEMAPTGLTCFARLSLDEAGVPDFQGFSLSTLPWAMGRLVEQGISALCAESFEASVATLKRDLEDDWSRQEHKVFGADSLARWVERLKEWALFTPPEASLAYLDAWPLPKSSKNRTVEPEAAAEALEEQEPSAELPILNSFYVHDLAHAKRVLASANPPRALKAYLSAVDATKLDLDGPLGQEAIRETLRPANGIGGRWPSESRHVQSLMQQFALNKMRAMGEGEILAVNGPPGTGKTTLLRDLIAHLVVERAQVLSGLAEAKHGLSGRTVEAVFAGDTYTIPVLSEALTGFEILVASTNNGAVENLSLELPQLKGIDPARASTLGYFTEVATRYAGVKGDKPWSVPEPVWGLVSAALGKKANRRRFKDIFGNRAATPGDTPGFRFLGNDKVDWQSWDSVGAMTYWRYKSVTESVQPGFQVAKQRFLKAREVHDQLRAQLEILATLYADLQRDWKALQALWPAAPTLSASNLTSLTEGAARLLTRLETQVQGLERKLGPALFRWLAQWFRKPLLKEWTDACTARDFVKTFESHLHDVPALLKTCDVNLWDGASLDSHANQEKAFWQGARMNEARSELFSAAMVLHQAFFLEVAERKTLFALSAMLDRPPLLAARKALWQWFFMLTPVVSSTFASIRSQFSGLEPESLGWLIIDEAGQAPPQAAVGAIMRARRVVVVGDPLQIEPVVTQSTRLLASLGKHWLDTQCSRYAVDSHSVQSLADRGYAFGVRHPVDQQAFIGIPLVMHRRCDNPMFEIANAIAYADRMKHARPGAVSAHPVLGPSAWWDIGGQGEAGTKYVATQGQRLLQALLQLYAEGFAEHGARMPAVFVITPFREVKEGLLSLLGQRTTWETALTGSELPVPKDLDSWAKASIGTVHTFQGKEADIVFFVLGCDATRGGAIDWAASRPNLLNVAVTRARHYLFILGERNLWGTQPHFDVALARLSRSCASSASPSLLAEQAMP; encoded by the coding sequence ATGACGATGACCCCAACAGACCGCGTGCTGAATTTCTGGCACAGCGTCGAGTTTTTCAATGCCTACAACCTTGACCAGCCACTGGAAAAAGCCCGTCGCTCGCGCAGTGTCGAGTTACTGGATGAGCGGTCCCTGAGCAATGGCACCTGGGACACCTATGTTGCGCGTCGGCGGGTGCTTTACCTGCTGCCGTTCGAGGCGGCGCATGCTACGGGGCTGATCGAGCAGTATGTCGACGGGCCGCAGGTGGACGAAATCACCCGCGTGCGAGATGGCGAAATGGCCCCGACCGGGCTGACCTGTTTTGCCCGGCTGAGTCTTGACGAGGCGGGTGTACCGGATTTTCAGGGGTTCAGTCTGTCGACCTTGCCCTGGGCCATGGGCCGCTTGGTTGAGCAAGGCATCAGTGCGCTGTGCGCAGAAAGTTTCGAGGCCAGCGTGGCGACGCTCAAACGCGACCTGGAGGACGATTGGTCGCGGCAGGAGCACAAAGTATTCGGGGCCGACTCGTTGGCGCGCTGGGTCGAGCGCTTGAAGGAATGGGCCCTGTTCACGCCACCCGAAGCCTCGTTGGCCTACCTGGATGCGTGGCCGCTGCCAAAGTCGTCCAAAAACCGCACTGTCGAGCCCGAAGCGGCTGCCGAAGCGCTTGAAGAGCAAGAGCCGAGCGCAGAGCTGCCGATCCTCAATAGCTTCTATGTGCACGATCTGGCCCACGCCAAACGCGTGTTGGCCTCAGCCAATCCGCCCAGGGCACTGAAGGCGTACCTGAGCGCGGTCGACGCGACCAAGCTCGATCTCGACGGCCCTCTCGGCCAGGAAGCGATTCGCGAAACACTGCGTCCGGCAAACGGCATCGGCGGGCGCTGGCCGTCCGAGTCCCGGCATGTTCAGTCGCTGATGCAGCAGTTTGCCTTGAACAAAATGCGCGCCATGGGCGAGGGTGAGATCCTGGCTGTCAATGGCCCGCCCGGCACCGGCAAGACCACGCTGTTGCGTGACCTGATCGCTCACCTGGTGGTGGAGCGGGCGCAGGTGCTGTCGGGGCTGGCGGAGGCGAAACATGGTTTGAGCGGGCGTACTGTCGAGGCCGTGTTCGCCGGCGACACCTACACAATTCCAGTGTTGTCCGAGGCCTTGACCGGTTTCGAAATACTCGTGGCGTCGACCAACAACGGCGCGGTGGAAAACCTCTCTCTGGAGTTGCCGCAACTCAAGGGCATCGACCCGGCCCGGGCCAGTACGCTGGGTTATTTCACGGAAGTGGCGACCCGTTATGCCGGAGTAAAGGGAGACAAACCCTGGAGCGTGCCGGAGCCGGTATGGGGTCTGGTGTCGGCCGCACTGGGGAAAAAAGCCAACCGTCGACGTTTCAAGGACATCTTCGGCAACCGTGCGGCAACGCCCGGTGACACGCCGGGATTCCGTTTTCTGGGCAATGACAAGGTGGACTGGCAAAGCTGGGACAGCGTCGGCGCCATGACCTACTGGCGCTACAAGTCCGTCACCGAAAGTGTTCAGCCGGGTTTTCAAGTGGCCAAGCAGCGCTTTCTGAAGGCCCGCGAGGTGCATGATCAGTTGCGCGCACAGCTTGAGATACTGGCAACGCTGTACGCCGATTTGCAGCGTGACTGGAAGGCGCTCCAGGCGCTATGGCCTGCCGCGCCGACCTTGAGCGCGAGCAACCTCACGTCGTTGACCGAAGGTGCAGCACGCCTGCTCACACGCCTTGAGACGCAGGTTCAAGGGCTGGAGCGCAAGCTTGGCCCGGCGCTGTTTCGCTGGCTGGCGCAATGGTTTCGCAAGCCCCTTTTGAAAGAATGGACCGACGCCTGCACGGCGCGGGACTTCGTCAAAACCTTTGAAAGCCATCTGCATGACGTGCCGGCCTTGTTGAAGACTTGCGACGTCAACCTGTGGGACGGCGCTTCACTGGACAGCCACGCCAATCAGGAAAAGGCCTTCTGGCAAGGCGCCCGCATGAACGAAGCGCGCAGCGAGCTGTTCAGCGCGGCGATGGTGCTGCACCAGGCGTTTTTCCTTGAGGTTGCGGAGCGCAAGACACTCTTCGCCCTGAGTGCCATGCTCGACCGACCTCCGTTGTTGGCTGCGCGAAAAGCGTTGTGGCAGTGGTTTTTCATGTTGACGCCGGTGGTGTCGAGCACCTTCGCCTCGATCCGTTCCCAGTTCAGCGGCCTGGAACCTGAATCCCTCGGCTGGCTGATTATTGACGAAGCCGGGCAAGCGCCTCCGCAAGCGGCGGTCGGCGCAATCATGCGCGCCCGGCGCGTTGTGGTGGTGGGGGACCCGTTGCAGATCGAACCGGTGGTGACCCAGTCCACGCGCCTGCTTGCCAGCCTGGGCAAGCACTGGCTCGACACGCAGTGCTCACGCTACGCCGTCGACAGTCATTCGGTGCAAAGCCTGGCCGACCGTGGTTATGCCTTCGGCGTGCGGCATCCCGTCGATCAACAAGCGTTCATCGGGATTCCCCTGGTCATGCACCGGCGCTGCGACAACCCGATGTTCGAGATTGCCAATGCGATCGCCTATGCCGACCGGATGAAGCACGCCAGGCCTGGCGCCGTCAGTGCCCATCCGGTGCTGGGCCCCAGCGCGTGGTGGGACATCGGCGGGCAGGGTGAGGCCGGCACCAAGTATGTCGCGACCCAAGGGCAGCGACTGCTCCAGGCATTGCTCCAGCTGTACGCCGAAGGGTTTGCCGAGCACGGCGCACGGATGCCGGCGGTGTTTGTGATCACGCCGTTTCGCGAAGTGAAGGAGGGCCTGCTGAGCCTGTTGGGTCAGCGTACAACCTGGGAGACAGCGTTGACGGGCTCCGAGCTACCGGTGCCGAAGGATCTGGACTCGTGGGCGAAAGCCAGCATTGGCACGGTCCACACCTTTCAGGGCAAGGAGGCCGATATCGTGTTCTTCGTGCTCGGCTGTGACGCCACCCGTGGCGGCGCCATCGACTGGGCGGCCTCGCGTCCCAATCTGCTGAACGTGGCCGTCACCCGCGCCAGGCACTACCTGTTCATTCTGGGTGAGCGGAACCTGTGGGGCACTCAGCCCCACTTCGATGTGGCGCTTGCCAGGTTGTCCAGGTCCTGCGCGTCGAGCGCTTCACCGTCCTTGCTGGCCGAGCAGGCAATGCCCTAA
- a CDS encoding Gfo/Idh/MocA family oxidoreductase yields the protein MKTVRWAMIGCGSVAERKSGPAFYKAPGSALVAVMGRRLAAAQDYAARHGIARVYADAASLIADPEVDAVYIATPPDSHHAYSLQVAAAGKHCCVEKPMSLNAGQSLQMQQDFSDAGLHLFVSYYRRSLPRFQQVRQWLQEGRIGEVRHLSWTLTKAPTAADQSGSANWRTDPRIAGGGYFADLASHGLDLFQYLLGDIVEVAGFTAHQAGLYAAEDAVSASWRFASGALGMGCWNFVADRREDRVELIGSQGRIVFSVFDEHPVQLQADETLSLHIDHPEHIQWHHVLGMNAHIRGDVSHPAVAEQALKTDWVMDRILKRNPA from the coding sequence ATGAAGACAGTGCGGTGGGCAATGATTGGCTGTGGCAGCGTCGCCGAACGCAAGAGCGGGCCTGCCTTCTACAAGGCGCCGGGCTCGGCGCTGGTGGCGGTGATGGGGCGACGGCTGGCCGCTGCGCAGGATTACGCGGCACGTCACGGCATCGCCAGGGTTTACGCCGACGCCGCGTCCTTGATCGCGGACCCCGAGGTGGACGCGGTGTACATTGCCACGCCGCCCGACAGCCATCATGCCTATAGCCTGCAAGTCGCGGCGGCCGGCAAGCATTGCTGCGTCGAGAAGCCGATGTCGCTCAATGCCGGACAGAGCCTGCAGATGCAGCAGGATTTTTCTGACGCGGGCCTGCACCTTTTCGTGTCCTATTACCGACGCTCCCTGCCACGCTTTCAGCAGGTGCGGCAATGGTTGCAGGAAGGGCGGATCGGCGAGGTCCGGCACCTGAGCTGGACCCTGACCAAAGCCCCGACAGCGGCGGACCAGAGCGGTAGCGCCAACTGGCGCACCGACCCGCGCATTGCCGGTGGCGGCTATTTCGCCGACCTGGCCAGCCATGGCCTGGACCTGTTTCAGTACCTGTTGGGCGACATCGTCGAAGTGGCCGGTTTCACCGCCCATCAGGCCGGGCTGTATGCCGCTGAAGATGCGGTGAGCGCCAGTTGGCGCTTCGCCTCGGGCGCGCTGGGCATGGGCTGCTGGAACTTTGTCGCGGACCGCCGCGAGGACCGCGTAGAGCTGATCGGCAGCCAAGGCCGGATCGTCTTCTCGGTGTTCGATGAGCATCCGGTGCAGTTGCAGGCTGACGAAACCCTCAGCCTGCACATTGATCACCCCGAACACATCCAGTGGCACCATGTGCTTGGCATGAATGCCCACATTCGCGGCGACGTTTCCCACCCGGCCGTGGCAGAGCAGGCCTTGAAGACTGACTGGGTGATGGACCGGATCCTCAAGCGCAATCCGGCATAA
- a CDS encoding SMP-30/gluconolactonase/LRE family protein has translation MNRIRLRTAFTLLVILVLAFLLLAPTKVQPVAWAPSTAPSLTTGVYAENQTLKALEMAGAPNINGPEALLLEDGFLITGLHDGRVVRTSIDGKTLDVLINTGGRPLGLARHPDGRLIIADGVKGLLALDAHGQLSTLSREVDGVPFGFTNDVTLDRAGHYAYFSDSSSRWGYGQDGEAIIEHGGDGRLLRYDFQTGKTQQLLDRLEFANGVTLGPDEAFVLVNETGAYRISRYWLSGPKAGSHDLFIDNLPGLPDNLAFNGHNRFWVALYAPRSALLDGTAGRPYLRKMLVRAMMVLPKPVENRAFVLGLDEEGKVIANLQDASRGNYSPLTTAREYGDWLYFGSLTASHMARLPLGKALQHPKN, from the coding sequence ATGAATCGAATCCGCTTACGCACCGCGTTTACGCTGCTGGTGATCCTCGTCCTGGCCTTTCTGCTGCTGGCACCGACGAAGGTTCAACCGGTCGCCTGGGCGCCTTCGACGGCCCCTTCACTGACGACCGGGGTCTACGCTGAAAACCAGACACTCAAAGCACTCGAAATGGCCGGTGCGCCGAACATCAACGGGCCGGAAGCGCTGTTGCTGGAGGACGGTTTTCTCATTACCGGCCTGCACGACGGCCGGGTGGTTCGTACCTCCATTGATGGCAAAACCCTCGACGTGCTGATCAACACTGGCGGCAGGCCGCTGGGGCTGGCGCGGCATCCGGATGGCCGGTTGATCATCGCCGACGGGGTCAAAGGGTTGTTGGCCCTGGACGCACACGGCCAGTTAAGTACGTTGAGCCGTGAGGTCGACGGCGTGCCGTTCGGTTTTACCAACGATGTGACGCTCGACCGCGCCGGGCACTACGCCTATTTCAGCGATTCATCCAGCCGCTGGGGTTACGGCCAGGACGGTGAGGCCATCATCGAGCATGGGGGCGACGGACGCCTGCTGCGCTACGACTTCCAGACCGGTAAAACGCAACAATTGCTCGATCGGCTGGAGTTCGCCAACGGTGTGACGCTAGGCCCGGACGAGGCTTTCGTGCTGGTCAATGAGACCGGCGCCTATCGCATCTCCCGCTATTGGCTCAGCGGGCCGAAGGCTGGCAGCCATGATCTGTTCATCGACAACCTGCCAGGGCTGCCGGACAACCTGGCCTTCAACGGTCACAACCGTTTCTGGGTCGCCCTGTATGCACCGCGCAGTGCCCTGCTTGACGGCACTGCCGGGCGGCCGTATCTGCGCAAGATGCTTGTACGCGCCATGATGGTTCTGCCCAAACCGGTGGAGAACCGTGCCTTTGTGCTGGGGCTGGATGAGGAAGGAAAGGTTATCGCGAACCTGCAAGACGCCAGCCGCGGCAACTATTCACCGCTTACGACCGCGCGCGAGTATGGCGACTGGTTGTACTTCGGCTCACTGACGGCCAGCCACATGGCACGATTGCCGCTCGGCAAAGCGCTGCAACATCCGAAAAACTGA
- a CDS encoding SRPBCC family protein has product MRQTTQAFRARYRAGVHPHYNPWLHGGFVLFFGLLAMVFFASTVHQVQPLEWLSVPLTLLLANAGIYLVHRQLGHHKRGLAQMFYARHTGDHHSFFTPGHMAYEDARDWRVILFPAWLIVVHSLLLTLPAWWLLTQLNTNVAGLFGACMVLAYLTYEVFHACEHLPSSHPVSRLPWVRQMRRLHELHHRRELMQERNFNIVLPLMDYLFGTLYWEPEPDHGVFQPARTSMTRLQHRIDIARPPYEVLAYASTATHWPQWHPSSLKVDGQPGPLHAGARFEEDIHAGGRAGHLSWEVNEYLPGLRWSARAQGNHGLELVVTYECTADGAGTRFIRTLDYRFSGLLMRITNRLLLKRRIERESAASMLALREMAQHAIPISTGALAE; this is encoded by the coding sequence ATGAGACAAACCACTCAGGCGTTCCGTGCTCGCTACCGAGCCGGTGTGCACCCGCACTACAACCCGTGGCTGCATGGCGGCTTCGTGCTGTTTTTTGGGCTGCTGGCCATGGTGTTCTTCGCCAGCACCGTGCATCAGGTGCAACCGCTGGAATGGTTGAGCGTGCCGCTGACCTTGCTGCTGGCCAACGCCGGCATCTACCTCGTGCACCGCCAGTTAGGCCATCACAAACGAGGCCTGGCGCAGATGTTCTATGCTCGCCACACGGGTGATCACCACAGCTTTTTCACCCCCGGCCACATGGCGTATGAAGACGCCCGGGACTGGCGAGTGATTCTGTTCCCGGCCTGGCTGATCGTGGTCCACAGCCTGCTGCTGACCCTGCCCGCCTGGTGGTTGCTCACCCAACTCAACACCAACGTCGCCGGGTTGTTCGGCGCCTGCATGGTCCTCGCTTACCTGACGTATGAGGTATTCCATGCGTGCGAGCATTTGCCGTCGAGCCATCCGGTTTCACGCCTGCCGTGGGTCCGCCAGATGCGCCGCCTGCATGAACTGCATCACCGGCGCGAGCTGATGCAGGAGCGCAATTTCAATATCGTCCTGCCGTTGATGGACTACCTTTTTGGCACGCTGTATTGGGAGCCCGAACCCGACCATGGCGTTTTCCAGCCTGCGAGGACGTCCATGACACGCCTACAGCACCGAATCGACATTGCGCGTCCACCCTATGAAGTGCTCGCCTACGCCAGTACCGCCACGCACTGGCCGCAATGGCACCCTTCATCGCTGAAGGTCGACGGCCAACCGGGGCCGCTGCATGCCGGTGCACGTTTCGAAGAGGACATCCATGCCGGTGGCCGCGCCGGGCACTTGAGCTGGGAAGTCAACGAGTACCTGCCAGGCCTGCGTTGGAGCGCACGGGCCCAGGGCAATCACGGCCTGGAGCTGGTGGTGACCTACGAGTGCACCGCCGACGGCGCGGGCACGCGATTCATCCGCACGCTGGACTATCGCTTCAGTGGTTTGCTGATGCGTATCACCAACCGGCTACTGCTCAAGCGGCGCATCGAACGGGAATCGGCAGCCTCGATGCTGGCGCTGCGCGAGATGGCACAACACGCGATACCGATCTCGACCGGAGCACTCGCAGAATGA
- a CDS encoding CsgG/HfaB family protein, translated as MAGCATESSRALPIEKVESASRPWAGVRVPMAVGKFDNRSSYMRGIFSDGVDRLGGQAKTILITHLQQTNRFNVLDRDNMGEIAQEAAIKGQVQRLKGADYVVTGDVTEFGRKEIGDHQLFGILGRGKTQVAYAKVNLNIVNISTSEVVYSTQGAGEYALSNREVIGFGGTAAYDSTLNGKVLDLAMREAINRLVDGINAGAWKPGN; from the coding sequence ATGGCCGGTTGTGCGACGGAAAGCTCTCGGGCGCTGCCGATTGAAAAGGTTGAAAGCGCCAGTCGTCCCTGGGCCGGCGTGCGCGTTCCGATGGCAGTCGGCAAGTTCGATAACCGCTCCAGCTACATGCGCGGCATCTTCTCCGACGGTGTTGATCGCCTCGGCGGTCAGGCCAAGACGATCCTGATTACTCACTTGCAACAGACCAACCGTTTTAACGTGCTGGACCGCGACAACATGGGTGAAATCGCCCAGGAAGCGGCCATCAAGGGTCAGGTCCAGCGGCTCAAGGGCGCGGATTACGTGGTCACCGGCGATGTCACCGAGTTTGGTCGCAAGGAAATCGGCGACCATCAACTGTTCGGCATTCTGGGACGCGGCAAGACCCAGGTGGCGTACGCCAAGGTCAACCTGAACATCGTCAACATCAGCACTTCCGAAGTGGTTTATTCGACCCAGGGCGCCGGCGAATACGCCTTGTCCAACCGTGAGGTCATCGGCTTCGGCGGCACCGCTGCCTACGATTCGACCCTCAACGGCAAGGTCCTGGACCTGGCCATGCGCGAGGCGATCAACCGCCTGGTAGACGGGATCAACGCCGGTGCCTGGAAACCGGGCAACTGA